A stretch of Urocitellus parryii isolate mUroPar1 unplaced genomic scaffold, mUroPar1.hap1 Scaffold_291, whole genome shotgun sequence DNA encodes these proteins:
- the LOC113177630 gene encoding synaptonemal complex central element protein 1, whose translation MAARPRPSTVEPAGAADPAQGAEGPRGQNVSTQKIEGLMEMVKKLQKAGSLEPQIEVLINRINEVQQAKKKASEELGEARTVWDALQKELDSLHEEKVHLKEILSKKQESLRILRLHCQEKESEAQRKHTLLQECKERIFALNSQIEEEKNKQRQLRLDFEEQLEALMGQHKDLWEFHRPEQLAREICTLDSSKEQLLKEEKLVEVKLEDVKHRLCSLCMPEGPSTLTEGLFLRSQEAAATVQLFKEENQKAEELLEAAAQHHQQLQQRCQQLQQKRQRLKEELEKHGLQVPAQTQSLQEEGAGPQKASPKTLEVHEEKDSDLPTKQGLMPF comes from the exons ATGGCGGCCAGGCCCCGACCCTCAACGGTGGAGCCCGCGGGAGCCGCGGACCCGGCCCAGGGAGCCGAGGGCCCCAGAG GGCAGAATGTGTCTACACAAAAAATTGAAGGCTTGATGGAAATGGTGAAAAAGCTGCAGAAAG CTGGAAGTCTAGAGCCCCAGATTGAGGTCCTGATTAACCGAATTAATGAGGTTCAGCAAG caaaaaagaaagcGAGTGAGGAGCTGGGAGAGGCCCGGACAGTCTGGGATGCCCTACAGAAGGAACTCGACTCCT TGCATGAAGAGAAAGTACACCTGAAGGAGATCTTGAGCAAAAAGCAAG AATCCCTGAGGATCCTTCGTCTACACTGCCAGGAGAAGGAGAGTGAGGCACAGAG GAAGCATACCCTGTTGCAAGAGTGCAAGGAGAGAATTTTTGCCCTGAACTCCCAGattgaggaagagaaaaacaaacaaagacagcTAAG GTTGGATTTTGAAGAACAGCTGGAGGCTCTGATGGGCCAGCACAAGGACCTCTGGGAATTTCAC AGGCCAGAGCAGCTAGCAAGGGAGATCTGCACCCTGGACAGCAGCAAGGAGCAGCTGCTCAAGGAAG AGAAGTTGGTTGAGGTGAAGCTGGAGGATGTAAAGCATCGGCTGTGTTCTCTATGCATGCCTGAGGGGCCCTCCACCCTCACTGAGGGGCTCTTCCTCCGCAGCCAGGAGGCAGCTGCAACAGT GCAGCTATTCAAGGAAGAGAACCAGAAGGCTGAGGAGCTCTTGGAGGCTGCAGCCCAGCACCACCAGCAGCTGCAGCAGAGGTGCCAGCAGCTGCAGCAGAAGCGGCAGAG GCTGAAGGAAGAGCTGGAAAAGCATGGATTGCAGGTACCTGCTCAAACCCAGAGTTTGCAAGAGGAAGGAGCTGGCCCACAAAAG GCCAGCCCCAAGACTCTAGAAGTCCACGAGGAGAAAGACTCTGACCTGCCTACCAAGCAGGGCCTGATGCCCTTTTAG